The following coding sequences lie in one Labrus bergylta chromosome 13, fLabBer1.1, whole genome shotgun sequence genomic window:
- the LOC109975139 gene encoding trace amine-associated receptor 13c-like, whose product MTETMKEADLCFPQLLNSSCRKPELPDSSTGLRNFVLYLVSLFTAFLNLLVIISISHFRQLHTPTNLLLLSLAVSDFLVGFLVMPVEVLRTKNCWILGDLMCVLYFLIPIITVCASVGNMVLISIDRYVAICDPMHYPTKVTLKMATLCVFLCWICSGIYSIILLLDNLKQPGRYISCKGECVVNILVTVDLVVGFIIPITIIIIMYMRVFVVALSQARAMKSQIANVSLKRSKTVKVKKSELKAATTLGILIVVFLMCYCPSYCVFLAGHNILIGSSTETFMTFLMYFNSCLNPTIYALFYPWFRKSIRLIVTLQILQPDSHEANIL is encoded by the exons ATGACAGAGACCATGAAAGAGGCGGACCTCTGCTTTCCTCAACTCCTGAACAGCTCGTGCAGGAAACCAGAACTTCCTGACTCCAGCACTGGGCTACGCAACTTTGTGCTGTACTTGGTgtctcttttcactgcatttctCAACCTGTTGGTCATTATCTCCATCTCACACTTCAGGCAA CTCCACACACCCaccaacctcctcctcctgtctctggCTGTCTCAGATTTTCTTGTGGGTTTCTTGGTGATGCCGGTTGAAGTCCTCCGGACAAAGAATTGCTGGATCCTGGGTGACCTcatgtgtgtgttatattttcTGATACCCATAATCACAGTCTGTGCCTCTGTAGGAAACATGGTGCTCATATCTATAGACCGTTATGTGGCCATTTGTGACCCGATGCATTACCCGACAAAAGTGACTTTAAAAATGGctacactttgtgttttcttatgtTGGATTTGTTCTGGAATATATAGCATTATCCTTCTATTGGATAACCTTAAGCAACCAGGCAGGTATATTTCCTGCAAAGGAGAATGTGTGGTTAATATATTAGTAACTGTTGATCTAGTTGTCGGCTTCATTATTCCCATaaccattatcattattatgtaTATGAGAGTATttgtggtggctctgtctcaGGCTCGTGCCATGAAGTCCCAAATTGCAAATGTCTCACTTAAGCGTTCAAAAACTGTGAAAGTTAAAAAATCTGAGCTAAAAGCAGCAACAACACTTGGTATTCTGATAgttgtttttctgatgtgttACTGTCCAtcttattgtgtttttctggcAGGCCATAACATCTTAATTGGCTCTTCAACTGAGACTTTCATGActtttttgatgtattttaatTCCTGTCTCAACCCTACCATCTATGCCCTTTTT